A genomic region of bacterium contains the following coding sequences:
- a CDS encoding class I SAM-dependent methyltransferase, with translation MSRQHRLYFNKKAAEWPRPGFDDDQLRLGLARLIFRPGEWILDLGAGKGRLSAALRSLIGPGGRIIALDCAERMLAAAADRLETTGGWPLCCDAAYISCRDASFDKVICYGSWPHFLQPDRVIREVQRVLRPGGELLIWHSCCSRELNRFHARLDGVVVHDVLPCATELAGMLSARGFTLVAEEEKPHYFWVQALKPLTEPL, from the coding sequence ATGTCGCGCCAGCATCGCCTCTATTTCAATAAAAAGGCAGCGGAGTGGCCCCGGCCGGGTTTCGACGATGATCAGCTGCGGCTGGGATTGGCCCGGCTGATTTTTCGCCCGGGGGAGTGGATTCTGGATTTGGGCGCCGGAAAGGGCCGGCTGTCAGCGGCGTTGCGCAGTCTGATCGGCCCTGGGGGAAGGATCATCGCCCTCGACTGCGCAGAAAGGATGCTCGCCGCCGCAGCAGACCGGCTCGAGACCACCGGGGGATGGCCGCTCTGCTGCGACGCCGCTTACATCTCCTGCCGCGATGCCAGCTTTGACAAGGTGATTTGCTACGGAAGCTGGCCCCATTTTCTCCAGCCCGACCGGGTCATCCGGGAGGTACAGCGGGTGCTCCGGCCCGGGGGCGAGTTGCTCATCTGGCACAGCTGTTGCAGCCGCGAACTCAACCGGTTCCATGCCCGCCTGGATGGCGTCGTGGTTCACGATGTGCTGCCTTGTGCCACCGAACTGGCGGGGATGCTGAGCGCCCGCGGTTTCACCCTCGTCGCTGAGGAGGAAAAGCCGCATTATTTTTGGGTGCAGGCGCTCAAGCCGTTGACGGAACCCCTCTGA
- a CDS encoding TonB-dependent receptor, with protein MDTKRFITLAVTALILSWWAAANAAGEIPPDSIRYHLDPVVVTAAKIDESQREIAASITVLEQASLAASPSGTLLGAIQQRVPGLFITERAVMGYGVSGGAGAFSIRGVGGSPVTGVLVLRDGRPDMMGLFGHPLPDSYDALGIERVEVLRGSASFLYGTNAMGGVINLISRRRHEPGFETSTRAALGSFATRSFAFTHGGMTGPWDYYLTASTDRTDGHRAHSGYQGVHYTLHSGYHLRTGMRLELNANLANVDLSDPGPLTAATAEQWYDLRRRGGDLTFIDDNRLGELQVKLHANFGQHRVYDGFRSDDYTRGLMLFQSSSPWRGVTATVGFDWKQYGGSARNTATGMDFGSHAVHETAPYLHLQQLLFRHLIISAGLRAETHSLYGTKTLPKVGVVLNPTEQLTLRFSAAEGFRSPSLRELFLFPAPTPNLLPESMWNYEMALAWMAGGIVRLEGVLFRSEGDNMIRVHGRWPKLSLSNSGSFTHSGYEISASWLPFADCEVTAAWSKLDPDDQTMYSPGKKLSLGFDVPFKRLRLTLATQHIRGLHGADYYAEPLADYTVVDAALQLRFSHWAGVRLMLKNALDASYQTMTGYPMPGRHALVEWKGTF; from the coding sequence GTGGACACCAAGCGTTTCATCACCCTCGCCGTCACGGCCCTGATATTGAGCTGGTGGGCTGCAGCAAATGCAGCCGGTGAGATCCCGCCGGATTCGATCCGCTATCACCTCGATCCGGTGGTGGTCACAGCCGCCAAGATCGATGAATCGCAGCGCGAGATCGCTGCGAGCATCACCGTCCTCGAGCAAGCCAGCCTGGCCGCCTCGCCTTCCGGCACCCTGCTCGGCGCCATCCAGCAGCGTGTCCCCGGCCTGTTCATCACCGAGCGCGCGGTCATGGGGTATGGCGTCTCGGGAGGCGCCGGAGCCTTCTCCATTCGCGGTGTCGGCGGCAGCCCGGTGACCGGTGTGCTCGTCCTGCGTGACGGCCGGCCGGATATGATGGGGCTCTTCGGCCATCCCCTGCCCGACTCGTACGACGCCCTGGGGATCGAGCGGGTGGAGGTGCTCCGCGGCTCCGCTTCGTTCCTTTATGGCACCAACGCCATGGGGGGCGTCATCAACCTGATCAGCCGGCGCCGGCATGAACCGGGCTTCGAGACCTCCACCCGGGCGGCGCTCGGAAGCTTCGCAACCCGCTCCTTCGCCTTCACCCACGGCGGCATGACCGGACCCTGGGACTATTACCTGACCGCTTCCACAGACCGGACCGATGGCCACCGTGCTCACTCCGGCTATCAAGGCGTTCATTATACCCTGCATTCCGGCTATCACCTCCGGACGGGCATGCGCCTGGAACTGAACGCCAACCTCGCCAATGTCGATCTCAGCGACCCCGGCCCGCTAACAGCCGCCACGGCCGAGCAGTGGTACGATCTGCGCCGCCGCGGCGGCGATTTGACCTTCATCGATGACAACCGGCTGGGGGAGCTGCAAGTCAAACTGCATGCCAACTTCGGACAGCACCGCGTCTATGATGGCTTCCGCTCGGACGATTATACCCGCGGCCTGATGCTTTTTCAGTCCAGCAGCCCCTGGCGTGGCGTCACCGCCACCGTGGGATTCGACTGGAAACAATACGGCGGCAGCGCCAGGAATACCGCTACCGGGATGGATTTCGGCAGCCATGCGGTCCACGAGACAGCACCCTATCTGCACCTCCAGCAACTGCTCTTTCGGCATCTCATTATTTCGGCTGGCCTCCGCGCCGAAACCCACAGCCTCTATGGCACCAAAACGCTGCCCAAAGTGGGTGTGGTCCTCAATCCTACGGAACAGCTGACGCTCCGCTTCTCCGCTGCAGAGGGATTTCGCAGCCCCAGCTTGCGCGAACTCTTTCTTTTTCCGGCGCCGACCCCCAATCTTCTCCCCGAATCGATGTGGAATTATGAGATGGCGCTCGCCTGGATGGCCGGAGGAATCGTACGGCTGGAGGGCGTCCTTTTCCGCAGCGAGGGTGACAACATGATCCGCGTTCACGGAAGGTGGCCCAAATTGAGCCTCAGCAACAGCGGGTCTTTTACCCATTCCGGCTATGAGATCAGCGCGAGCTGGCTCCCCTTTGCAGACTGCGAGGTCACGGCCGCCTGGAGCAAACTCGATCCCGATGATCAGACCATGTATAGCCCCGGCAAAAAGCTCAGTCTGGGGTTCGATGTGCCCTTCAAACGGCTGCGCCTCACCTTGGCGACCCAGCACATCCGCGGTCTGCATGGGGCTGATTACTACGCCGAGCCATTGGCGGACTATACCGTGGTGGATGCCGCGCTGCAACTGCGGTTTTCCCACTGGGCGGGCGTCAGGCTGATGCTGAAGAATGCCCTTGACGCCAGCTACCAGACGATGACCGGATATCCGATGCCGGGGCGCCATGCCCTGGTCGAGTGGAAAGGCACTTTTTAA
- a CDS encoding SdrD B-like domain-containing protein, translating to MKKNSSEFESRTWSTEVVRLWWFCLLIILFLILFSGRSFGQASISGYAWMDLNKDGIQGAGERGFSGVRVELFHRLSGGTYESLTALRTQSDGSFLILVSGDLLPGEFYLRFEKVQTMYFSPPNRGLNDFVDSDADTSSGQTPLFTLADHANALGWNAGYMTTPLVPERQPAANLFLNVATSADSAQIGQYIEFTIDVTNNGPDPSISPILTMQLDPALELQTSNPAPENTAANPLRWALPSLVTGAEYRITLQVAVVHEGDATGEICLTTTTEDPDLGDNCHTYFFHNSVPVELTEFLARFDNRGILLHWITASETENYGFQLWRADSEQGHYVKVTSELIEGAGTTSSEHRYEFLDTDVTKGATYFYKLQDIDYSGKVAWHGPIAVTAARPAQFELSQNYPNPFNSETRIRFRMHEAGKANLTIYNRLGQIVKQLCDQEWSAGEHEVRWDGTDGYDLPVASGVYLYLLRAGDQTEKRIMNLVK from the coding sequence GTGAAAAAGAATTCGAGCGAATTTGAATCGCGCACCTGGAGCACCGAGGTGGTCCGGCTGTGGTGGTTCTGCCTGCTGATTATTCTCTTTTTGATTCTCTTCAGCGGCAGGAGCTTCGGGCAGGCTTCCATCAGCGGCTATGCCTGGATGGATCTGAACAAGGACGGCATCCAGGGTGCCGGGGAGCGCGGTTTTTCGGGTGTTCGTGTCGAGTTGTTTCACCGCCTCAGCGGCGGCACCTATGAATCCCTGACCGCCTTGCGCACGCAGAGTGACGGCTCGTTTCTTATCCTGGTATCGGGCGATTTGCTCCCGGGTGAATTCTACCTGCGCTTCGAGAAAGTCCAGACCATGTACTTCAGCCCGCCGAATCGGGGTCTGAATGATTTCGTCGATTCGGATGCCGATACGAGCAGCGGCCAGACACCCCTCTTCACATTGGCCGACCATGCCAACGCTTTGGGGTGGAATGCCGGCTACATGACCACGCCGCTGGTGCCCGAGCGACAACCCGCCGCCAATCTGTTCCTAAATGTCGCCACCAGTGCCGACTCGGCCCAGATCGGGCAATACATCGAATTCACCATCGATGTGACCAACAACGGTCCTGATCCTTCGATATCGCCGATCCTGACGATGCAGTTGGATCCCGCCCTGGAACTGCAGACCTCGAATCCGGCACCGGAAAACACGGCCGCCAATCCCCTGCGCTGGGCGCTACCCTCTCTGGTGACGGGCGCAGAGTACCGGATTACCCTGCAGGTGGCGGTCGTCCATGAGGGCGACGCCACCGGCGAGATCTGCCTGACCACCACGACGGAAGACCCCGACCTCGGCGACAACTGCCATACCTATTTTTTCCATAACAGCGTTCCGGTTGAGCTGACAGAATTTCTCGCCCGTTTCGACAACCGCGGGATCCTGCTGCACTGGATCACCGCATCTGAGACCGAAAATTACGGGTTCCAACTCTGGCGCGCCGATTCCGAGCAGGGACACTACGTCAAGGTCACGTCTGAACTGATCGAGGGGGCAGGAACGACCTCCTCGGAGCACCGGTACGAATTCCTCGACACCGACGTCACCAAGGGCGCCACCTATTTCTACAAGCTTCAGGATATCGACTACAGCGGCAAGGTAGCCTGGCACGGACCCATCGCCGTCACCGCCGCCCGGCCGGCTCAATTTGAGCTGTCGCAAAACTATCCCAATCCTTTCAACAGCGAAACCCGGATTCGATTCCGGATGCACGAGGCTGGAAAGGCAAATTTGACGATTTACAACCGGCTGGGTCAGATCGTCAAACAGCTCTGCGATCAGGAGTGGTCCGCCGGCGAACATGAGGTGCGCTGGGATGGTACCGATGGCTATGATCTACCCGTGGCGAGCGGAGTCTATCTCTACCTGCTGCGCGCCGGAGATCAGACCGAGAAACGCATTATGAACCTGGTCAAATAA
- the pruA gene encoding L-glutamate gamma-semialdehyde dehydrogenase, producing MLSPFRNESFTDFSKPENRQKQEEALKRVTGQSGREYPLYIGGKDVTTGKTFKSMNPSHTNQVVGTFHKAGQAEVDLAMKAALEAFEKWRWVAPKERAIVLLKAAAVMRRRKLEVNAWMITEIGKSWPEADADTSEAIDFLEFYAREALRWSEVKGATPFPNEFPELNYIPLGVGAIIPPWNFPMAILTGMTAAAIVTGNTVLLKPASDTPCIGYLLVEIMQEVGLPAGVLNFIPGSGGEIGDYIVTHPKTRFISFTGSKEVGLRIINLAAQVSPGQIWVKRVVAEMGGKDTIVVAADADLEEAATAIAASAFGFQGQKCSACSRAIVVEEVYDQIIALLSERVKKLTVGPPEDPATYMGPVANKTSEEKILGYIEIGKKDGRLICGGAKAPGDGYYIQPTIFADIQPGTPLDQEEIFGPVLAVIKAKNFAEAIHIANSTEFGLTGAVWTRDRYQIEEAKKKFHVGNLYINRKCTGAMVGAHPFGGFNMSGTDSKAGGMDYLGLFMQAKSVSERLI from the coding sequence ATGCTTTCCCCGTTCCGCAATGAATCTTTCACCGATTTCAGCAAGCCGGAAAACCGACAAAAACAGGAAGAGGCCCTGAAGCGGGTCACTGGCCAGTCCGGCCGCGAATATCCGCTGTATATCGGCGGCAAGGACGTGACCACCGGCAAGACCTTCAAGTCCATGAATCCCTCCCACACCAACCAGGTGGTGGGGACCTTTCACAAGGCCGGACAAGCCGAGGTCGATCTCGCCATGAAGGCCGCCCTGGAAGCCTTCGAAAAATGGCGCTGGGTCGCCCCCAAGGAGCGAGCCATCGTTCTGCTCAAGGCGGCGGCGGTGATGCGCCGGCGCAAACTCGAGGTCAACGCCTGGATGATCACCGAGATCGGCAAAAGCTGGCCCGAGGCCGATGCCGACACCTCCGAAGCGATCGATTTCCTCGAATTCTACGCTCGTGAAGCCCTGCGCTGGAGTGAGGTCAAGGGTGCCACCCCCTTTCCCAACGAGTTCCCCGAACTGAACTATATCCCTCTCGGCGTCGGCGCCATCATCCCGCCCTGGAATTTCCCGATGGCCATCCTCACCGGCATGACCGCCGCGGCCATCGTCACCGGCAATACCGTGCTGCTCAAGCCCGCTTCAGACACCCCCTGTATCGGCTATCTGCTCGTCGAAATCATGCAGGAAGTGGGGCTGCCGGCCGGCGTGCTCAACTTCATCCCCGGCAGCGGCGGCGAGATCGGCGACTATATTGTCACCCATCCCAAGACCCGCTTCATCTCTTTCACCGGCTCCAAAGAAGTCGGCCTGCGCATCATCAACCTCGCCGCCCAGGTTTCCCCGGGCCAGATCTGGGTCAAACGCGTCGTCGCCGAGATGGGCGGCAAAGACACCATCGTCGTCGCTGCCGATGCCGACCTGGAAGAGGCGGCCACCGCCATTGCCGCTTCGGCCTTCGGCTTTCAGGGGCAGAAATGTTCGGCCTGCTCCCGCGCCATCGTGGTCGAGGAAGTCTATGACCAGATCATCGCCCTGCTCAGCGAACGAGTTAAAAAGCTGACGGTCGGCCCCCCCGAGGATCCCGCCACCTACATGGGTCCCGTCGCGAACAAGACCTCGGAGGAAAAGATCCTCGGCTATATCGAGATCGGCAAGAAGGACGGCCGCCTCATCTGCGGCGGGGCCAAGGCCCCTGGCGACGGCTACTACATCCAGCCGACGATCTTCGCCGATATTCAGCCGGGCACGCCCCTGGACCAGGAGGAGATCTTCGGGCCGGTGCTGGCGGTGATCAAGGCGAAGAATTTCGCAGAGGCTATCCACATCGCCAACAGCACCGAATTCGGTCTCACCGGCGCGGTCTGGACCCGCGACCGCTATCAGATCGAAGAAGCCAAGAAAAAATTCCACGTCGGCAACCTCTACATCAACCGCAAGTGCACCGGCGCCATGGTCGGCGCCCATCCCTTTGGCGGCTTCAACATGTCCGGCACCGACTCCAAGGCCGGCGGCATGGACTATCTAGGCTTGTTCATGCAGGCCAAGTCGGTCTCCGAACGGCTGATCTGA
- a CDS encoding beta-propeller fold lactonase family protein — MKKFTVPCTHFAAVFVLLLLCPDLQAQSSQTIEKGRITLPNGWKLTPVGRLVSLGDLPLNIVLSPSKRLLAVANNGQSDQSIQLFDRNKNIMTDSVAIAKSWVGLAFSEDEKYLYASGGNDNWILKYAVVKGKLSAVDTLIIGKPWPELISVAGIALDTPRHLLYAVTRENNSLYTLDTESGQVVARFPLGSEAYTCLLAPDGSMLYISCWGANRVILFDTRRQQLAGSIPVGDNPNELCLSSKGEWLFVANANDNSVSVIDTRARKVIETLNTALFPDAPSGSTANSLALSEDGGTLYVANADNNCLAVFNIEEPGASVSRGFIPTGWYPTCVRVADHRIYVANGKGLASAANPYGPNPARNRSEVGYQQGSQQKEQYIGGLFRGVLAIIDEPDAAQLGVYSRAVYANTPYTKAGETLSEGESGNPIPMRIGDPSPIRYVFYVIKENRTYDQVLGDLPQGNGDTTLVLFGDKISPNHHALAREFVLLDNFYANGEVSADGHNWSLGAYATDYLEKTWPTSYGGRGGFYTAEGKREIANPRDGFLWDFCKRYGVSYRTYGEFADNYKPNIPVLKDHFCRYFTGWDQTVRDTTRFYQWKRDFDSLYAADAVPQLNTIRFINDHTEGLVVGRPTPFAHMADNDLAVGLFIDYLSHHPIWNQTAVFIVEDDAQNGPDHVDAHRSVALLAGGFVKSGLVDHTIYSTASMLRTIELILGLPPMSQYDAAATPMWRCFAQTAGHAPYHARPITVDLNDRNIKVSKWSELSVKFDWSKEDRCPDGLFNEVIWRAVKGLERPCPPPVHAAFFLPAGEEEE; from the coding sequence ATGAAAAAATTCACTGTGCCGTGCACCCACTTTGCTGCCGTGTTTGTTCTGCTGCTTCTGTGCCCTGACTTGCAGGCGCAGAGCTCGCAGACGATCGAAAAGGGCCGGATCACCCTGCCCAATGGTTGGAAACTGACACCAGTGGGCCGACTGGTATCCCTGGGCGACCTGCCCTTGAACATCGTGCTTTCTCCCTCCAAAAGGCTGCTGGCCGTCGCCAACAATGGCCAGAGCGATCAATCCATCCAGCTCTTTGACCGCAACAAAAATATCATGACCGATTCGGTGGCTATCGCCAAGTCCTGGGTGGGTCTGGCCTTCTCGGAGGACGAAAAATATCTCTATGCCTCCGGAGGCAACGACAACTGGATCCTCAAATATGCCGTTGTCAAGGGCAAATTATCCGCGGTTGATACCCTGATTATCGGCAAACCCTGGCCCGAGCTCATCTCGGTAGCGGGCATCGCCCTCGATACCCCACGCCATCTCCTCTATGCCGTGACCCGGGAGAACAATTCGCTCTATACCCTGGATACAGAGAGCGGGCAGGTCGTGGCCCGTTTCCCTCTTGGCAGCGAGGCCTATACCTGCCTCCTCGCGCCGGACGGCTCCATGCTCTATATTTCCTGCTGGGGCGCCAATAGGGTCATCCTCTTCGACACCCGGCGGCAGCAGCTGGCCGGCTCGATCCCTGTGGGGGATAATCCGAACGAGCTCTGTCTCAGTAGCAAGGGGGAGTGGCTCTTTGTCGCCAACGCCAATGACAACAGCGTCTCGGTCATTGACACCCGGGCCCGCAAGGTGATCGAGACTCTTAACACTGCGCTGTTCCCTGACGCTCCGAGCGGCTCCACGGCCAACAGCCTCGCTCTCAGCGAGGACGGCGGGACCCTCTATGTCGCCAACGCCGATAACAATTGCCTTGCCGTCTTTAACATCGAGGAACCCGGCGCCAGCGTCAGCCGCGGTTTCATCCCGACGGGCTGGTATCCCACCTGCGTGCGCGTAGCGGATCATCGGATTTATGTCGCCAATGGTAAGGGCCTTGCTTCGGCGGCCAATCCCTACGGCCCCAATCCGGCCAGAAACCGCAGCGAGGTGGGCTATCAACAGGGGAGCCAGCAGAAGGAGCAGTACATTGGCGGCCTCTTTCGCGGCGTTTTGGCCATCATCGACGAGCCAGATGCCGCTCAGCTCGGTGTTTACTCCCGGGCGGTTTATGCCAATACTCCTTACACCAAGGCCGGAGAAACCCTGAGCGAGGGCGAATCGGGCAATCCGATACCGATGCGCATCGGCGACCCCTCGCCGATCCGGTATGTCTTCTATGTCATCAAGGAAAACCGCACCTATGACCAGGTGCTGGGCGATCTGCCTCAAGGCAATGGCGATACAACCCTGGTCCTTTTCGGCGACAAGATCTCGCCCAACCATCATGCTCTGGCGCGCGAGTTTGTCCTCCTGGACAATTTCTATGCCAATGGCGAGGTGAGCGCCGACGGCCACAACTGGAGCCTCGGGGCCTACGCCACCGACTATCTGGAAAAGACCTGGCCGACCAGCTATGGCGGCCGAGGCGGGTTTTATACCGCGGAGGGGAAACGCGAGATCGCCAACCCCCGCGACGGCTTCCTTTGGGACTTCTGCAAACGCTATGGCGTCAGTTATCGCACCTACGGGGAGTTTGCGGATAATTACAAACCCAACATCCCGGTGCTGAAAGACCACTTTTGCCGCTATTTCACCGGCTGGGACCAGACGGTGCGCGATACCACCCGGTTTTATCAGTGGAAGCGGGATTTCGACAGCCTCTATGCCGCCGACGCCGTGCCGCAGTTGAATACCATTCGCTTCATCAATGACCATACGGAGGGATTGGTGGTCGGCCGGCCGACGCCTTTTGCGCATATGGCCGACAACGACCTGGCGGTCGGCCTCTTCATTGACTATCTCAGTCATCATCCAATCTGGAACCAGACCGCTGTCTTCATCGTAGAGGATGACGCGCAGAACGGCCCCGACCATGTCGACGCCCACCGCTCGGTGGCCTTGCTGGCGGGCGGCTTCGTCAAGAGCGGCCTCGTTGATCATACCATCTATTCCACCGCCTCGATGCTGCGCACCATCGAGTTGATCCTCGGACTGCCGCCAATGAGCCAGTACGATGCGGCCGCTACCCCCATGTGGCGCTGCTTTGCACAGACCGCCGGCCATGCGCCCTATCACGCTCGGCCGATCACGGTTGACCTCAATGACCGGAATATCAAGGTGAGCAAATGGTCGGAACTGAGTGTAAAATTCGATTGGTCGAAAGAAGACCGCTGCCCGGACGGCCTCTTCAACGAGGTGATCTGGCGGGCGGTAAAGGGGTTGGAGCGGCCCTGCCCGCCGCCGGTGCATGCGGCCTTTTTCCTGCCGGCCGGTGAGGAGGAAGAGTAA
- a CDS encoding SdrD B-like domain-containing protein: protein MNRLSTPFSLFIGLVLASFAGKALAGEVVLPPLTASAVVQTNGPQAPLSHGDWWSNSAGGNQPHCYYLYVPYGVPDAFVIRLELFDPECFQTNGELDERKGLSWDATRFELLAPDGLTVIADRTFAPAAATSNLWSSFVQFTAGQYGHGIYRILVTTAGDDENTYRLKIVESDPDGMANSGDEMNLAIGKSSLQMVSTTAAALKFHVPPDAAAICLANFGMDSNRSIWYTSPAGDSLTGTLSNDVTWNNSSSASLPPPGGDIISAPAAGWWTIHLTADVNNQFTLYTPYPLLMGGIETSPKLTATLSNGRIQARKGELVTYTATLRNTGTAPAQACSLAVVLSPGLVVTDPGAGSTPSPQKWLFTTPLLPPGAERTVTFTLFLSSETTSPVAATAMGSAEDLLFQPCYSAPAIDIDQLLVSGTITGRIWQDVNHDGHRDAGEPGMPGMKIDLYGPAQTRMASDTSGADGSYQFLFLPIGTYQVRPDAAFLPEGWDATTTVQGEWLSITDLGESHQDVDLGYNNFETPVEMSNFTAVARGSLVELTWKTESETDNMGFHLYRSTAASGEYERITRTLIPGAGSSQSVHTYRYSDTVPSGDGTYYYRISDVDYAGVETLHGAISVTVTAAPGEFKLEQNYPNPFNSSTVISFAMKERGTVRIMIHNLLGQAVRVLADEMHEAGVYRLTWDGRDENGTTLPAGVYLCTMQVDQFRATRKLQYVR from the coding sequence ATGAACCGCTTATCCACTCCATTCTCTCTTTTCATCGGGCTCGTTCTGGCCAGCTTTGCCGGAAAGGCGCTTGCCGGGGAGGTGGTCCTGCCGCCGCTGACCGCGTCCGCCGTCGTACAGACCAACGGTCCCCAGGCACCCCTCAGTCATGGTGACTGGTGGAGCAACAGTGCCGGCGGAAATCAGCCCCATTGCTACTACCTCTACGTCCCCTATGGTGTGCCGGACGCGTTTGTCATCCGGTTGGAACTCTTCGATCCGGAATGCTTTCAGACGAATGGCGAACTGGATGAGCGCAAAGGCTTGTCCTGGGATGCGACACGATTCGAACTTCTCGCACCCGATGGCCTAACGGTCATTGCGGACCGGACCTTTGCGCCGGCTGCCGCCACCTCGAATCTCTGGTCCAGCTTTGTCCAGTTCACCGCCGGGCAATACGGCCATGGAATCTACCGGATTCTCGTCACGACAGCGGGAGACGATGAAAACACCTACCGTCTGAAAATCGTGGAAAGTGATCCGGATGGCATGGCGAACAGCGGGGACGAGATGAACCTGGCCATCGGCAAGAGCTCTCTGCAAATGGTATCGACCACAGCCGCCGCCCTCAAGTTCCATGTGCCGCCCGATGCCGCCGCGATCTGTCTGGCCAATTTTGGGATGGATTCGAACCGTTCGATCTGGTACACCTCCCCTGCCGGTGACAGCCTTACGGGCACCCTCTCCAATGACGTAACCTGGAACAACAGCTCCAGTGCATCCTTGCCGCCGCCGGGGGGCGATATCATCTCGGCTCCCGCCGCCGGCTGGTGGACCATTCACCTCACGGCGGATGTCAACAACCAGTTCACACTCTACACCCCCTACCCCCTGCTGATGGGCGGAATTGAGACCAGCCCGAAGCTGACCGCCACCCTTTCCAATGGCCGCATCCAGGCACGCAAGGGCGAACTCGTCACCTATACCGCCACCCTGCGCAACACCGGCACGGCACCGGCCCAGGCATGCAGCCTTGCGGTGGTGCTCTCCCCCGGGCTGGTGGTGACGGACCCCGGGGCAGGCAGCACACCATCGCCGCAGAAGTGGCTTTTCACCACCCCGTTGCTGCCGCCGGGCGCAGAGCGCACGGTAACCTTTACACTCTTTCTCAGCAGTGAGACCACCAGCCCGGTTGCCGCTACCGCCATGGGGTCGGCAGAGGATCTGCTCTTCCAGCCCTGCTATAGCGCGCCGGCGATCGACATCGATCAGCTGCTGGTCTCGGGTACGATCACCGGCCGGATCTGGCAGGACGTCAATCACGACGGCCATCGCGACGCGGGCGAACCCGGGATGCCCGGCATGAAGATCGACCTCTACGGGCCGGCCCAGACCCGGATGGCTTCGGATACCAGCGGCGCCGACGGGAGTTACCAATTTCTCTTCCTGCCCATCGGCACCTATCAGGTCCGGCCTGATGCTGCTTTCCTGCCCGAAGGTTGGGACGCGACGACCACCGTCCAGGGCGAATGGCTCTCGATCACCGACCTTGGCGAGTCCCATCAGGACGTCGATCTGGGCTACAACAATTTCGAGACCCCGGTGGAGATGAGCAATTTCACCGCGGTGGCGCGCGGCAGCCTGGTCGAACTGACCTGGAAAACCGAGAGCGAAACCGACAACATGGGCTTCCATCTCTACCGCAGCACAGCCGCCTCCGGGGAGTACGAGCGGATCACGCGGACGCTTATCCCCGGCGCGGGCAGCAGTCAATCCGTGCACACCTACCGCTATAGCGATACGGTCCCCTCAGGAGATGGCACCTACTATTACAGGATATCGGATGTCGACTATGCCGGTGTGGAGACCCTGCATGGCGCCATCTCCGTAACCGTGACGGCCGCGCCGGGCGAATTCAAGCTGGAGCAGAACTATCCCAACCCCTTCAACAGCTCGACCGTGATCTCTTTCGCGATGAAAGAGAGAGGAACGGTCCGGATCATGATCCATAATCTGCTGGGTCAGGCGGTTCGGGTGCTTGCGGATGAAATGCATGAAGCGGGAGTGTATCGTCTGACATGGGATGGCCGGGATGAAAATGGGACAACGCTTCCGGCCGGCGTTTATCTGTGCACGATGCAGGTGGACCAGTTCCGCGCCACCCGCAAGCTGCAGTATGTCCGCTGA